One bacterium genomic window carries:
- a CDS encoding PhoH family protein produces MEPSRVRRSFVLDTSVLIHDPDALFAFDEHELILPYVVVHEVDGLRHSPNGRGAAANQVVRHLEELRLKQPSLHDVPLGEQGGLLSVYLPDSISLPPAEDVPKSLRDDLIIACAREISTVRPEVIIVSKDLGLRVKASAHGLAAQDYRRSKVQQVDYACAGLRPEVLEIPAAYGPDLHTDTVPAPDGLMENEFCYVTLAGHASSGQFLCRHKQGKLHLVPTKWRNTQGIKPLDDQQRMAMDVLLDEDVRCVALIGVAGGGKTLLALAAGLEMLDAHEYESIVAIKPIIPVGKRDIGYLKGDKDEKLYSWLMPIFDNLRVLQMYRKRPLDPEMMRESGQLQMESMTYLRGRTLHGYWVILDEMQNTTPLEATTALSRIGERTKCILLADPSQIDNPYVDAQSCGAAFAVNKLQNHAMFAVVSMTVSQRSPFAQLVADRMRLGGPVG; encoded by the coding sequence ATGGAGCCTTCGCGTGTCAGGCGGTCCTTTGTCCTTGATACCAGCGTGCTCATCCATGACCCGGATGCGCTCTTTGCCTTTGACGAGCACGAGCTGATCCTGCCGTATGTCGTCGTGCACGAGGTGGATGGCCTGCGGCATTCGCCCAATGGTCGCGGGGCGGCGGCCAACCAGGTCGTGCGACACCTCGAGGAACTGCGTCTCAAGCAGCCCTCCCTGCATGATGTCCCCCTCGGCGAGCAGGGCGGTTTGCTTTCGGTCTATCTCCCGGATTCCATTAGCCTCCCCCCCGCCGAAGATGTCCCCAAGTCGCTGCGCGATGATCTCATCATTGCCTGCGCCAGAGAGATCTCCACCGTCCGCCCGGAAGTCATCATCGTCTCCAAGGACCTGGGCCTGCGGGTGAAGGCCTCGGCGCACGGGCTGGCCGCGCAGGACTACCGGCGCAGCAAGGTGCAACAGGTGGACTACGCCTGCGCCGGCCTGCGCCCGGAGGTGCTGGAGATTCCGGCCGCGTACGGGCCGGACCTGCACACCGACACCGTCCCGGCGCCCGACGGCCTGATGGAGAACGAGTTCTGCTACGTGACGCTGGCCGGCCATGCCTCCTCGGGCCAGTTCCTGTGTCGCCACAAGCAGGGGAAGCTGCACCTGGTGCCCACGAAGTGGCGCAACACCCAGGGCATCAAACCGCTGGACGACCAGCAGCGCATGGCGATGGATGTGCTGCTGGATGAGGACGTGCGCTGCGTGGCGCTGATCGGCGTGGCGGGCGGGGGCAAGACGCTGCTGGCGCTGGCGGCGGGGCTGGAGATGCTGGATGCGCACGAATACGAGAGCATCGTGGCGATCAAGCCGATCATCCCGGTGGGCAAGCGGGATATCGGCTACCTCAAGGGCGACAAGGACGAGAAGCTCTACTCGTGGCTGATGCCTATCTTCGACAACCTGCGGGTGCTGCAGATGTACCGCAAGCGGCCACTGGACCCGGAGATGATGCGCGAGTCGGGGCAGTTGCAGATGGAGTCCATGACGTACCTGCGGGGTCGGACGCTCCATGGGTACTGGGTCATCCTGGACGAGATGCAGAACACCACGCCCCTGGAGGCGACCACGGCGCTGTCGCGCATCGGCGAGCGCACCAAGTGTATCCTGCTGGCCGACCCCTCCCAGATCGACAACCCCTACGTAGACGCCCAGTCGTGCGGGGCCGCCTTCGCGGTCAACAAGCTGCAGAACCACGCGATGTTTGCGGTCGTGTCGATGACGGTGTCCCAGCGTTCCCCGTTCGCCCAGTTGGTGGCGGACCGCATGCGGCTCGGGGGTCCGGTGGGGTAA
- a CDS encoding B12-binding domain-containing radical SAM protein, translated as MRVLLVHPPHVGRLGLQDMVLVEPLALERLAAAVPEAEVALLDMRLEPDLDATLADLQPDLVGLTCPFTTQVRVLLSLAARVKQACPSAFVLVGGHHPSLRPGDFLHPHVDAIACGEGEHTLAELAECLGNGDEPARVPGLVLNRAGVQEPTAPRPAIADLDSLPLPARHLTARWRRRYHWMNQHPHALVETSRGCPYRCNFCSVWRFHGSQVRYASPERVAAEVAAVEAPWVLFTDDNFLLSVPRARRAAELIAARGLRKHYTFQARSDTIVQHPDLLAQWRDIGLVCVFLGLEKTTDEALADIDKGNTAANNEAAIRLLQDLGIGFTGNFIVDPQWEPRDFAQLRTHVRERGLFNSSFSVLTPLPGTLLFGELEEQLVTRDWEQFDLWHSVLPTKLPVEQFYAEFASLWQAAAGSASRQRRLRRLWRGLLAMLRGEVDVAQVRRLRQALRKLCDPRSYLT; from the coding sequence ATGAGGGTGCTGCTTGTCCACCCGCCCCACGTGGGGCGTCTGGGACTGCAGGACATGGTGCTGGTGGAGCCACTGGCTCTGGAGCGTCTGGCGGCGGCCGTGCCCGAGGCCGAGGTCGCGTTGCTGGACATGCGCCTGGAGCCCGACCTGGACGCGACTCTGGCGGACCTGCAGCCCGACCTGGTCGGCCTCACGTGCCCCTTCACCACGCAAGTCCGCGTTCTGCTCTCCCTGGCCGCGCGCGTCAAGCAGGCCTGTCCGAGCGCGTTCGTGCTGGTGGGCGGACATCACCCCTCGCTCCGGCCCGGGGACTTCCTGCATCCTCACGTGGACGCCATCGCCTGCGGCGAGGGCGAGCACACGCTGGCGGAGCTGGCCGAGTGTCTTGGCAACGGGGATGAGCCGGCGCGCGTGCCCGGGCTGGTTCTCAACCGCGCCGGGGTCCAGGAGCCGACGGCGCCGCGTCCCGCCATCGCCGATCTCGACAGCCTTCCCCTGCCCGCCCGGCATCTCACGGCACGCTGGCGCCGCCGGTACCACTGGATGAACCAGCACCCCCATGCGCTGGTGGAAACCTCGCGCGGCTGTCCATATCGATGCAACTTCTGCAGCGTCTGGCGGTTCCACGGCTCACAGGTGCGGTATGCGTCGCCCGAGCGGGTGGCGGCGGAAGTCGCGGCTGTGGAGGCTCCGTGGGTGCTGTTCACCGACGACAACTTCCTCCTGAGCGTGCCGCGCGCGCGCCGCGCCGCGGAACTCATCGCCGCCCGCGGGCTGCGCAAGCACTATACCTTCCAGGCGCGGTCCGACACCATCGTGCAACACCCGGACCTGCTGGCGCAGTGGCGCGACATCGGCCTGGTCTGTGTCTTCCTAGGGCTGGAGAAGACCACTGACGAGGCGCTGGCCGACATCGACAAGGGTAACACGGCCGCGAACAATGAGGCGGCCATCCGACTGCTCCAGGACCTCGGCATCGGCTTCACTGGCAACTTCATCGTGGACCCGCAGTGGGAACCGCGCGACTTCGCTCAGTTGCGCACCCACGTGCGGGAGCGCGGGCTGTTCAACAGCTCCTTCTCGGTCCTGACGCCGCTGCCGGGGACGCTGCTGTTCGGGGAGCTGGAGGAGCAACTGGTCACGCGGGACTGGGAGCAGTTCGACCTGTGGCACAGCGTCCTGCCCACGAAGCTGCCGGTCGAGCAGTTCTACGCGGAGTTCGCCAGCCTGTGGCAGGCGGCGGCGGGATCGGCGTCGCGGCAGCGGCGTCTACGCCGCCTGTGGCGGGGCTTGCTCGCCATGTTGCGTGGCGAGGTGGACGTGGCGCAAGTGAGACGGCTCCGGCAGGCCCTGCGCAAGCTGTGCGATCCCCGGAGCTATCTGACGTGA
- a CDS encoding DUF4838 domain-containing protein, with product MPRTLVALSLLALTTLTAAVHARDVLVLDATKPATTIVLAANATTAAQYGALELQVHLEKITGVKPAVVREGVPPPTPSGGRERAQKGGGTAIALGNTALGKSLGFPVDQLQPWEFLIGEKNGVIVLAGGDAPVTDEAKWESLNHLFNGEPNGSALAVFEFLEQCCGVHWYLPSEAGMVYPQTKRLVAKMGQTIRRRTDFRSSSFYPYQVSKSMFCRPMRPDLTGQDVPDDESERWRRGLYRIPIKLSDMLPVVEVQRWLLRNKVGGERYGPNHSFGNWLQRFGKDHPDWFSYKSADKIADLMAKRPNDLSNAFHETGNPCLTAPGVFEQQMADARDHFDSQARGAKPGAAYFGTAGRFFGIVLNDNYAMCQCEACRAQYNRPVADTPMWGGADGSVSFYLWDFVNRCARELRKTHPDKWIAGIAYHNYMPPPKDFTLEPNVAVTVCTYLGNWTAELRETAYKLIRAYRDQAKCQWIGTWEYSCYSAMRGWQPGFPRVAPKLLGEDVKKLYQMGVVAEFNEGEDRYGFEDAKNSWAVWSNPIWLYLNYWVRMKMYDDTSRDVGKLLADHYRLFYGPAATPISRFWTRIEDRVTDPKLRGPDTFTNERSWNGAVDWEILFPPAVLQELRGYVVEATRLATEEPYKTRVTWVREGFLEHVETEARIYAEQKKQQPVAGISQTMSYAAPQPPALDGRGDDPCWAAAPVGVMNDWKSGKAPQAGTTFRFAHDAANLYLLVRCAEPQVTKLKAECTTHDEDVFCDDCIELHVTGVADQSRTYQIIVNSKGVVEDLDYQRNEGGAMIASKAWNCQGLKAAAQTDAGGYTVELSVPLSEIGCTVAPGVRITGNVCRERYAGQQGTQGAELQSWSVTPEGFNDAKRFGQILLTGGDGFHAFCSGDKPPAPVLYRVYKNSPDWKSTPEAISVTPMGDFARYAMNVAPEAELSGIKAATGFKCDPPVSVADYPYFEIRYRKPSREVFLQLVYNYLAADGSKQFNWFIFSPTGTAQLAPTTYIWKPGLGGDPGKPAPAQITALTLYGVIYGTKTPPDCTFDLYWVRQCKQTMQGEQPKLTTSEAM from the coding sequence CTGGCCGCCAACGCCACCACCGCTGCCCAGTACGGCGCCCTGGAACTGCAGGTCCATCTGGAGAAGATCACGGGGGTGAAGCCGGCGGTCGTGCGCGAAGGCGTCCCACCCCCTACCCCCTCCGGCGGTCGCGAGCGAGCGCAGAAGGGAGGGGGAACGGCTATCGCCCTCGGCAACACCGCCCTCGGCAAGTCCCTCGGCTTCCCCGTGGACCAGCTCCAGCCCTGGGAGTTCCTTATCGGTGAGAAGAACGGCGTCATCGTCCTCGCCGGCGGGGATGCCCCCGTCACCGACGAGGCGAAGTGGGAGAGCCTCAACCACCTCTTCAACGGCGAGCCCAACGGCTCGGCGCTGGCGGTCTTCGAGTTTCTCGAGCAGTGCTGCGGGGTGCACTGGTACCTGCCCTCGGAGGCGGGGATGGTGTACCCGCAGACGAAGCGGCTGGTGGCGAAGATGGGCCAGACCATCCGCCGCCGCACCGACTTCCGCTCCAGTTCGTTCTACCCATACCAGGTCAGCAAGAGCATGTTCTGCCGCCCGATGCGGCCGGACCTGACCGGCCAGGATGTGCCGGACGACGAGAGCGAGCGCTGGCGGCGCGGCCTGTACCGCATCCCCATCAAGCTGTCCGACATGCTCCCCGTCGTCGAGGTCCAGCGCTGGCTGCTACGCAACAAGGTCGGCGGCGAACGCTATGGCCCGAACCACAGCTTCGGCAACTGGCTGCAGCGGTTCGGCAAGGACCACCCGGACTGGTTCTCGTACAAGTCCGCCGACAAGATCGCCGACCTCATGGCCAAGCGCCCGAACGACCTCTCGAACGCCTTCCATGAGACCGGCAACCCGTGCCTGACTGCCCCCGGCGTCTTTGAGCAGCAGATGGCCGACGCGCGCGACCACTTCGACAGCCAGGCCAGGGGCGCCAAGCCCGGCGCGGCGTACTTCGGCACCGCCGGCCGCTTCTTCGGCATCGTGCTCAACGACAACTACGCCATGTGCCAGTGCGAGGCGTGCCGGGCACAGTACAACCGGCCGGTCGCGGACACGCCGATGTGGGGCGGGGCCGACGGCTCGGTCAGCTTCTACCTGTGGGACTTCGTCAACCGCTGCGCCCGCGAGCTGCGCAAGACCCACCCCGACAAGTGGATCGCCGGCATCGCCTACCACAACTACATGCCGCCGCCCAAGGACTTCACGCTCGAGCCCAACGTCGCCGTGACCGTCTGCACGTACCTGGGCAACTGGACCGCCGAGCTGCGCGAGACCGCCTACAAGCTCATCCGCGCCTACCGCGACCAGGCCAAGTGCCAGTGGATCGGCACCTGGGAGTACTCGTGCTACAGCGCCATGCGGGGCTGGCAGCCCGGGTTCCCGCGGGTGGCCCCGAAGCTACTGGGTGAAGACGTGAAGAAGCTGTACCAGATGGGCGTCGTCGCGGAGTTCAACGAGGGCGAGGACCGCTACGGCTTCGAGGACGCCAAGAACAGCTGGGCCGTGTGGTCCAACCCCATCTGGCTGTACCTGAACTACTGGGTCCGCATGAAGATGTACGACGACACGAGCCGGGATGTCGGCAAGCTGCTCGCCGACCACTACCGGCTCTTCTACGGCCCCGCCGCCACACCAATCAGCCGCTTCTGGACGCGCATCGAGGACCGCGTCACTGACCCGAAGCTGCGCGGTCCGGACACCTTCACCAACGAACGCTCCTGGAACGGCGCCGTGGACTGGGAGATCCTCTTCCCGCCGGCCGTGCTGCAGGAGTTGCGGGGGTACGTGGTGGAAGCGACTAGGCTCGCGACCGAGGAGCCCTACAAGACGCGCGTGACGTGGGTGCGCGAGGGCTTCCTGGAGCACGTCGAGACCGAGGCCCGCATATACGCCGAGCAGAAGAAGCAGCAGCCCGTGGCCGGCATCTCCCAGACGATGTCCTACGCAGCCCCACAGCCCCCCGCCCTTGACGGCCGGGGTGATGACCCCTGCTGGGCCGCCGCCCCGGTCGGCGTGATGAACGACTGGAAGTCGGGCAAGGCGCCACAGGCCGGGACGACCTTCCGCTTCGCCCACGACGCCGCGAACCTGTACCTGCTGGTGCGCTGCGCCGAGCCGCAGGTCACCAAGCTCAAGGCCGAATGCACGACCCACGATGAGGACGTGTTCTGCGATGACTGCATCGAGCTGCACGTCACCGGTGTGGCCGACCAGTCACGCACCTACCAGATCATCGTCAACAGCAAGGGTGTCGTCGAGGACCTCGACTACCAGCGCAACGAAGGCGGCGCGATGATCGCCTCGAAGGCCTGGAACTGCCAGGGCCTCAAGGCCGCAGCGCAGACCGACGCGGGCGGCTACACGGTCGAGTTGTCCGTGCCGCTGTCCGAGATCGGCTGCACGGTCGCCCCCGGCGTGCGGATCACAGGCAACGTCTGCCGCGAGCGCTATGCCGGTCAGCAGGGAACGCAGGGCGCCGAACTGCAGTCCTGGTCCGTCACCCCGGAGGGCTTCAACGACGCCAAACGTTTCGGGCAGATCCTGCTCACCGGTGGCGACGGCTTCCACGCCTTCTGCTCCGGCGACAAGCCCCCGGCACCCGTGCTGTATCGCGTGTACAAGAACAGCCCCGACTGGAAGAGCACCCCGGAGGCGATCAGTGTCACGCCGATGGGCGACTTCGCCCGCTATGCGATGAATGTCGCCCCCGAGGCGGAGCTGAGCGGCATCAAGGCCGCCACAGGCTTCAAGTGTGATCCGCCGGTGTCGGTGGCCGACTACCCGTACTTCGAGATCCGCTACCGCAAGCCATCCCGCGAGGTCTTCCTGCAGCTTGTGTACAATTACTTGGCTGCGGACGGCAGCAAGCAGTTCAACTGGTTCATCTTCTCGCCCACTGGCACGGCACAGCTAGCGCCCACCACGTACATCTGGAAGCCGGGCCTCGGCGGCGACCCCGGCAAGCCCGCGCCGGCACAGATCACGGCCCTGACGCTGTACGGCGTGATCTACGGCACCAAGACACCGCCGGACTGCACCTTCGACCTGTACTGGGTGCGGCAGTGCAAGCAGACCATGCAGGGCGAACAGCCCAAACTCACGACTTCAGAGGCCATGTAA
- a CDS encoding radical SAM protein, translated as MQRTQYDLLSVEPTPGAGRPYTVRGLMAEQQVDVSTRYPVPLRLAAGLARLTPRRRMQLLGLDFGVEASTAHLDVHATGLLAPLMKDQIKRLRRLFERVPPPVGMRDGGFVYNLYQPPLPSVRFANHLCRVALEGRTPFRPTTCTLQVTTRCQLNCAHCSAARFKTRDREELSTEEWVSVVRQAERLGCYNIVYTGGEPLLRPDIFELIGAVNRDRAHVAMFSNGLLLTEENTRRLAEAGLYSLMVSLDDPRPEAHDRLRCFEGGFERTRAGIGRALEAGLLVGISTYATPEDVHEGRAEQMIELARDLGVHELTIFDTVPTGRLLPLEQDQLLSPADKQSLMALERRYNATPGYPHIVTQAFINGPEGAGCFAGHAQFYMTAFGDLTPCDFTPLTFGNVRDHTLLECWERMLSHPAYQQRCDHCRMQDPEFRRQYIDHIPDEALLPWPALDALRDEPHAPCSVACQSVGGPLPAKITRQT; from the coding sequence ATGCAACGCACGCAGTACGACTTGCTCAGCGTCGAACCCACACCCGGAGCGGGACGACCCTACACGGTGCGCGGCCTGATGGCCGAGCAGCAGGTGGATGTGTCCACGCGCTATCCTGTGCCGCTGCGCCTGGCGGCCGGGCTGGCGCGCCTGACGCCGCGCCGCCGCATGCAACTGCTGGGCCTGGACTTCGGCGTGGAGGCCAGCACGGCACACCTGGACGTGCATGCCACGGGCCTGCTGGCGCCGCTGATGAAGGACCAGATCAAGCGCCTGCGCCGGCTGTTCGAGCGCGTGCCGCCGCCGGTGGGGATGCGCGATGGCGGCTTCGTCTACAACCTCTACCAGCCCCCCTTGCCCTCGGTGCGCTTCGCCAACCATCTGTGCCGGGTGGCACTGGAGGGCCGGACGCCCTTCCGCCCGACGACCTGCACCCTGCAAGTGACGACGCGCTGCCAGCTCAACTGCGCGCACTGCAGCGCGGCCCGGTTCAAGACGCGCGACCGGGAGGAGCTGTCCACCGAGGAATGGGTGTCCGTGGTGCGCCAGGCGGAGCGTCTGGGGTGCTACAACATCGTCTATACCGGCGGCGAGCCGCTGCTGCGGCCGGACATCTTCGAGCTGATCGGGGCTGTCAACCGCGACCGGGCACATGTCGCCATGTTCAGCAACGGGCTGCTCCTGACCGAGGAGAACACCCGACGCCTGGCGGAGGCCGGCCTCTACTCGCTCATGGTCTCACTAGATGATCCGCGCCCGGAGGCCCATGACCGGCTGCGGTGCTTTGAGGGCGGGTTCGAGCGGACGAGGGCCGGCATCGGCCGCGCCCTGGAGGCGGGGCTGCTGGTGGGCATCTCGACGTACGCGACGCCTGAGGACGTGCACGAGGGCCGCGCGGAGCAGATGATCGAGCTGGCGCGCGACCTGGGCGTCCACGAACTGACGATCTTCGACACCGTGCCCACGGGCCGGCTGCTGCCGCTGGAGCAGGATCAGCTCCTCTCCCCCGCCGACAAGCAGAGCCTGATGGCACTGGAGCGGAGGTACAACGCGACGCCGGGGTACCCGCACATCGTGACTCAGGCCTTCATCAACGGGCCGGAGGGGGCGGGGTGCTTCGCAGGGCACGCGCAGTTCTACATGACGGCCTTCGGCGACCTGACGCCCTGCGACTTCACGCCCCTGACCTTCGGGAACGTCCGCGACCACACGCTGCTGGAGTGCTGGGAGAGGATGCTGAGCCACCCGGCGTACCAGCAGCGGTGCGACCATTGCCGCATGCAGGATCCCGAGTTCCGCCGCCAGTACATAGACCACATCCCCGACGAGGCGCTGCTGCCCTGGCCAGCCCTCGATGCGTTGCGTGACGAGCCCCATGCGCCCTGTTCTGTAGCCTGTCAGTCTGTCGGGGGACCGCTGCCTGCCAAGATCACTCGACAAACCTGA
- a CDS encoding polysaccharide deacetylase family protein has product MTRYIAAYDTEHIDLCLPAAEQLVALHRKHEVPATFFIVGKLLEKHGPAFRKLLDDPLFDVESHSYSHRMLRTSPQHGPGISLEEMEFEVAEGKRLVDEVFECNSIGFRPGCGFENGFTGAPDRLEMFRRHGIQFISADLRGPLGTIPNDMAQPYTYEADGYGDITEIPGHGWHDNVLKAWTAHATYFPPVYDFALPTRAPKTVVELFAQEGRWLEHACETELDFVSLVQHPSSIARFGAGVDPIELLLVRAKQLGMTFTTYAGYYEELRAGA; this is encoded by the coding sequence GTGACCCGCTACATCGCCGCGTACGACACCGAGCACATTGATCTGTGCCTGCCCGCCGCTGAGCAGCTTGTGGCCCTGCACCGCAAGCACGAGGTGCCGGCCACCTTCTTCATCGTCGGCAAGCTGCTGGAGAAGCACGGCCCGGCCTTCCGCAAGCTGCTGGACGACCCGCTCTTCGATGTGGAGAGCCACTCGTATTCCCACCGGATGTTGCGCACCAGCCCCCAGCACGGTCCGGGCATCAGCCTCGAGGAGATGGAGTTCGAGGTGGCCGAGGGCAAGCGTCTGGTGGATGAGGTCTTCGAGTGCAACAGCATCGGCTTCCGGCCTGGCTGCGGCTTCGAGAACGGCTTCACCGGCGCGCCGGACCGCCTGGAGATGTTCCGCCGCCACGGGATCCAGTTCATCAGCGCCGACCTGCGCGGCCCGCTGGGCACCATCCCCAACGACATGGCCCAGCCGTACACCTACGAGGCCGATGGCTACGGGGACATCACCGAGATCCCCGGCCACGGCTGGCATGACAACGTACTGAAAGCCTGGACCGCCCACGCCACGTACTTCCCGCCGGTCTACGACTTCGCGCTGCCGACGCGGGCGCCGAAGACCGTGGTCGAGCTCTTCGCCCAGGAGGGCCGCTGGCTGGAGCACGCCTGCGAGACAGAGCTGGACTTCGTGTCGCTGGTGCAGCACCCGTCCTCGATCGCCCGCTTCGGCGCCGGCGTGGACCCGATCGAGTTGCTGCTCGTGCGGGCCAAGCAGCTCGGGATGACGTTCACGACGTATGCGGGGTACTACGAGGAGTTGCGCGCCGGGGCGTAG
- a CDS encoding 4Fe-4S binding protein, producing the protein MLTAQDVKDFAKQAGADLVGIGSLDRFEGAPPEMDPRFIFPDARALIGLAFRIPRGYLRGIEEGTHFYQYPAMGYANINEVYGPVVLHELACFLEDHRYEACVFRNTGARQVVSDMTGGQDTADHGRSLRFSEPVAPGRPAPDVMFHFRIAAFICGLGEIGYSKVFLTPEFGPRQRFAFMLTDAPLEPDPLYEGGLCDRCQSCVRECPVDAISGTEQVKVTVAGRELAWGKLAEWQCFHGYMGSNKETNPFLPRDAFAELPDGDAILRGEKALTPAETLQVQGLLRRYYGSASGYNSALCGGRGCLRACMVHLEQRGALTRDFESPFRKRPPWRL; encoded by the coding sequence ATGCTGACTGCACAGGACGTCAAGGATTTCGCGAAGCAAGCCGGGGCCGATCTCGTCGGCATCGGCTCGCTGGACCGCTTCGAGGGGGCCCCGCCCGAGATGGACCCCCGGTTCATCTTCCCCGACGCCAGGGCCCTCATCGGCCTGGCCTTCCGCATCCCGCGCGGCTACCTGCGCGGCATCGAGGAGGGCACGCACTTCTACCAGTACCCGGCGATGGGCTACGCCAACATCAACGAGGTCTATGGGCCCGTCGTGCTGCACGAGCTGGCCTGCTTCCTGGAGGACCATCGCTACGAGGCCTGCGTCTTCCGCAACACCGGCGCGCGGCAGGTCGTGTCGGACATGACCGGCGGCCAGGACACGGCCGACCACGGGCGCTCCCTGCGCTTCTCCGAGCCCGTTGCGCCGGGCCGCCCGGCCCCGGATGTCATGTTCCACTTCCGCATCGCCGCCTTCATCTGCGGCCTGGGCGAGATCGGCTACTCCAAGGTGTTCCTCACCCCGGAGTTCGGCCCGCGCCAGCGCTTCGCGTTCATGCTCACCGACGCCCCGCTGGAGCCGGACCCACTCTATGAGGGCGGTCTGTGTGACCGCTGCCAGTCCTGCGTGCGGGAATGCCCCGTGGACGCCATCAGCGGCACCGAGCAGGTGAAGGTCACGGTCGCCGGCCGCGAACTGGCGTGGGGCAAGCTCGCCGAGTGGCAGTGCTTCCACGGCTACATGGGCAGCAACAAGGAGACCAATCCGTTCCTGCCGCGCGATGCCTTCGCCGAACTGCCCGATGGCGACGCGATCTTGCGCGGCGAGAAGGCCCTCACGCCGGCCGAGACGCTGCAGGTGCAGGGCCTCCTGCGGCGGTACTACGGCAGCGCCTCGGGCTACAACTCGGCCCTGTGCGGCGGGCGCGGCTGCCTGCGCGCCTGCATGGTGCATCTCGAGCAGCGCGGGGCCCTGACGCGCGACTTCGAGTCGCCCTTCCGCAAGCGCCCCCCGTGGCGCCTGTAG
- a CDS encoding sulfatase-like hydrolase/transferase, translated as MPRPNVLLFIVDGLRTDFLGCLGSPLGATPHTDAFAASGVTFSQAYCVHSVCMPTRASIATGRFPHIHGVWANGVPLRTSEVTLAQTLSEAGYATCATGKIHHEPQQPYRPLAPAIAGPYYGFQEVHLSENHLGAEYMQFIEERFPELRDRALKRDHMPEEAHDLTWITDQARGFIERQAQAGQPFFCQCSFHELIPPCTPPPSYAGLYDPADMTVPELREDDLARRPPWYRQCYEGYVANGRQPDEATLRQYIAGAYDQLRFVDHQFGRLLQTLDQCGVADNTIVLFTADHGLSLNDHWQWRHGPFLFDEVIRIPMIWRAPGVCPRKTDSVGLQGADPDERGRGSAPCGCAGAPPPGTDPAQVEQVDIMPTLLEQCGVAIPPGVQGRSLVPLLRGEPGARGQEAVLIQERHAPDLAARGLDPQLVWQVGIRTPEWKLIHYVDYRDAGERFGGELYDLRHDPGEFVNLWSEAGCLSQRRELEALLMDRLAATQDPLPVNEHDY; from the coding sequence ATGCCCCGACCGAACGTCCTGCTCTTCATCGTGGACGGCCTGCGCACGGACTTCCTCGGCTGCCTGGGCAGCCCGCTGGGCGCCACGCCCCATACCGACGCCTTCGCCGCCTCGGGCGTCACCTTCAGTCAGGCCTACTGCGTCCACTCGGTCTGCATGCCCACCCGCGCCTCCATCGCCACCGGCCGCTTCCCGCACATCCACGGCGTGTGGGCCAATGGCGTGCCCTTGCGCACCAGTGAGGTGACGCTCGCGCAGACGCTCAGCGAGGCCGGCTACGCCACCTGTGCCACCGGCAAGATCCACCACGAGCCCCAGCAGCCGTACCGCCCGCTGGCGCCCGCCATCGCCGGGCCGTACTACGGCTTCCAGGAAGTACACCTGAGCGAGAACCACCTCGGCGCCGAGTACATGCAGTTCATCGAGGAGCGCTTCCCGGAGCTGCGCGACCGCGCCCTCAAGCGCGACCACATGCCCGAAGAGGCCCACGACTTGACGTGGATCACCGACCAGGCGCGCGGCTTCATCGAGCGCCAGGCGCAAGCGGGACAGCCCTTCTTCTGCCAGTGCTCCTTCCACGAGCTAATCCCGCCGTGCACGCCGCCGCCGAGCTATGCCGGCCTGTACGACCCGGCCGACATGACCGTGCCCGAGCTGCGCGAGGACGACCTGGCACGCCGACCCCCGTGGTACCGCCAGTGCTATGAGGGCTACGTCGCCAACGGCCGCCAGCCCGACGAGGCGACACTCCGGCAATACATCGCCGGCGCCTACGACCAGTTGCGCTTCGTGGACCACCAGTTCGGGCGGCTCCTGCAGACGCTCGACCAGTGCGGCGTGGCGGACAACACCATCGTGCTCTTCACCGCCGACCACGGGCTGTCACTCAACGACCACTGGCAGTGGCGGCACGGGCCGTTCCTGTTCGACGAGGTCATCCGCATCCCGATGATCTGGCGGGCGCCAGGGGTCTGTCCCCGGAAGACCGACAGCGTCGGCCTGCAGGGGGCTGACCCCGACGAACGAGGGAGGGGGTCAGCCCCCTGCGGCTGCGCTGGCGCGCCGCCTCCGGGGACAGACCCCGCCCAGGTCGAGCAGGTGGACATCATGCCCACACTGCTCGAGCAGTGCGGCGTCGCTATCCCGCCCGGCGTGCAGGGCCGGTCCCTCGTGCCCCTGCTGCGCGGTGAGCCCGGCGCGCGCGGCCAGGAGGCGGTGCTGATCCAGGAGCGCCACGCGCCCGACCTGGCCGCTCGCGGCCTGGACCCTCAACTGGTCTGGCAGGTCGGCATCCGCACGCCCGAGTGGAAGCTGATCCACTACGTGGACTATCGGGACGCCGGGGAGCGCTTCGGCGGGGAGCTGTACGACCTGCGCCACGACCCGGGGGAGTTCGTCAATCTGTGGAGCGAGGCCGGCTGTCTGTCGCAGCGCCGCGAGCTGGAGGCCCTGCTGATGGACCGCCTGGCCGCCACCCAGGACCCCCTGCCGGTGAACGAGCACGACTACTGA